The DNA sequence TCAGTTGCAAGTATCCCAGTTTACCGACCAGGATgtagttgcttttcaagtgcaccctgctgatttatcgagaagatttcagcaatctttgaaacttgataACCAGTATCAAGCTTAAGACAGGGGCAAGAGCCCCCTGGGCACGAGCTCACACTGGGCACAAGGTCTCGTTGCATTTTAAAATGAGACCAAATACTGTGAAATATTCGCTTTAAGCTTCCAAATATTAGTAAGGAGAGGCTAAAAAACTGACGCCGGTCTGTATTATGAGGTCTTGAGAACACTTTATTGTACATGAAGAAGGTTATCGTATTGAGGAATATGGAGAATGTAGCCTATATCTATCTAGGGGAAATTTATCGGGTATGTTTAATTCATTTACCTCCTCATTGACAGAGTTATAACGTGTCTTGTGTTGCTTCAGTCTAAGGATTCCTTCAGTTATTACAAGACTGTGGACTGTGCAAGAACTCTTGACATTCAACGAGAACTGGACAATCTCTTACCGGGTAAAGATACAAAGGGTCATGCATAGACAATTTAGTTTCTACCATTTGCGATGCAAAACTACCAGTCTCTCTTCGGCTTCTGTTCCCCGAGGGAGGGACGAGTTGTTCGCCAGTGACGTTTTGAATCCTGCGAAATTTCATCGCGGTTCTTTCTTGGTTGGTGTGCTCGTGTTGAAGAAAATGTTGTTGGAGTGCTACCCTATTATTCAATTACTCATCCTGTCGACTTCTAACCAGCTGCCCTATTGTCCAATCGTTTCGAAACTTTCAGTTCTCAAGTTACCTCACTACCTTATTGACGAAAATGTGACTGGAGTACTGCCTCATTATGCAATCATTTGCAAATTCATCACAACGACTTGttctttatttgttgttgttcaccTTTCAGGTCTCTTCGGAGAGAAAGAGACGAGAAGGCTTTATGACCAAATACAAAGGAAACAGCTGGAGCGCAAGGGACAATGTAAAGTGGAAATGGTGATTGCCAATCAAGTTGATCAGAAGGATGCCGTCCAaaccattttcaaagtaactGTCAGCGGCAGTCAAGATCGCGCTCGCCGTAGCGCAAGCCCCTTCTGGCGTCGTCGACGCCGACGCCGACGCCGACGCCGACGCCGACGCCGATCCGGACGCTGAAGCCACACCAGGAGGCGTTGGGTAGGCAGTATCAAAAAGCCTCCTCTATAGCACTCGAGTACAATCTGACACCGTTATGTCAAGTTGGATCATGGTTGACTCGCAGGTagcaaaatgacaaaaataaaatcaaaattctgcaaataattatgttaGACTTATTTTCTTGTACCACCTCTTCCCAACCGAAAAAAGTAATTGACTGCTTGCCGTCACAATCTGTTCCAAAAAACACATCCGACATCATTCCAAGTCTCTGAATTAATTACTCGAGCCTCCTTACAAGCCAAAGTCAAAGAATGTTGACTATTTTTCTCTGTTGTCATTTTGGTTGCCAAGTGGGGGGTCATTGCTCGAGGCATTCCTAGTGGACACCCTGGAAACTGGgggcaaaaataacaaagcatGAGATCGTATGCTTGTTGCACTGCTTGTTACAGGTCGTAGAATAGAGGAGGTTGTGTCTTATGAATAGAGAGCTCAaacaaacacgacgtcgacggaagcgagaaggTCATCCGAAAATgcaacttcgcgtttctgcaatcatttttcaattattcaaagtcattatgcttgagaaatgtgttctaactatcctggaattaaattggaaccagcgcttgggacagaagacgacaaaattgaacattagTCATCATATGCTCTCCTCGTCCACACACCTGTAAAACTGATCATTTCATATCATGGAAAGAActagaacgtcttcaaaatgtcaaaagatgaaattgcacgtgcaaagcgtgcaaaaatactgtttttcattgtcaaaaatgcaaatttgtgagggttttgttgccgtcgtcgtcgtggcaAACTACCAGTTTCACGTTCTTTCTAGCCTGgccttttttcgttttcatgaAAACAGTTTCGAGTTACAACAACAGTGATGCGACATTGGATGACACACTTGACAAAAACGAGGCGGAAAAAAGGCGCAAAATTCAAGCACGAGCCGAAGGCGAGTGCTTCTCgcacttctcgagtgttcttaaaaattcctgcgtgcttatataactcaacaatgcacgagaaacaagtttttttttatttcttttataaaataaaaacgaccACGAAGGGACGAGAATTCGTCAGACAACTGAAATGAGCGCgaattttaattgatcaacattagttttctctttacatgtgcaagcttaaattctattggttaaaatttGGATGACAACCAATGACAAGAACCGGAAAGAATCGACAAGGATCGAAATCATCTCTAAAAGCgaaacacaaagttgaaagaattttttaaagttcaaacagtttacttttttgcgTCTTGAGAccgattcaaatttatctgcaCCGAATGTATTGTGCAGGAGTTGAACATCCCGCTAAACATTTTGCGGTAAAATTTTGTTAGATTTcgcaaggaacaaaatcactgctgACGTAGGttgcgtgcatatgttgatATATAATGCAGGagtgtgacgtaggctgcgtgcattATGGAGTTACAatgaactcggtttgaccaatTACAGAGTTTGtttaaacgtggctattttataacAAGCAATAAAACACGCCCTCGTCTTCATTCTTGGATCGAAACCTCTCTAATATCGCGCCAACCGCCTTCATCAATTCTGCGCCCCCACGTGCTACTATGGAGACGGTTGCACATGCATATAAAGTAATTTTGAGTCGAATGCCATCGATATTGGATTACGTATTTTCTTATAATATACAATTATctcccgaaggggaggtgaatagctcttcaccgaccctgagggagatagttttagtatttaccaaatcagatggataaaaaaacgcttcttcaatttcttcccctgaaactttcgcgaaacgatgcgccatttttctctccgttcgcaaaacagtgaatatccaaggatattccgagttgcGGGATCCAATCAAAACACGCgcaaattgctatccactgatttggtaaatactaatccGGTATATTCTAGTCGTCTGAAAATAGTTTAATTATCTCGCAGTGATCAAAAACTGGGAAAATCAAGTCTTAAATTAGCTAAGAAAAAACGCGGAAGACGACCTATAGCTCATCCTTTACAAGCACTGCGTGCGATTGCTTCATAGATGATTCAtcaatggaaaacaaaattagtgTCAAAATGTATTAACATTACCCTAAAAAAAACACCACCTGAAAAAACCAACCACCaccaacaacagcaacaacaatatCTAACAGAAACGCAACTCGTCGGCCTCCAATGACCTGAGCTGTCAAGTCAATTGGGAGCTTGTCATCTTGTGAGTTTGCAACTGACAAGATATAATGAAAGGCAAGAAGAATGTGTTGGATCGAATAGTAGCATCTGCTTCCTAGAAAACACACCACTACACACCTTTGTGATATTTTCAAAGCTAGTCTCAATCATAATTTACTCAAGTTGGCGAAACGAGGAATATTTCGCTCGATTACGCACGAAAAATGAGCGTGCGACATGACAGGATCCCTATGGTTACCACAGCCACCAATTTCCCACATGGAATTGAGGTGAAACGCCACCTAGCGAGTCCGTAGAAACTTGGAAATCAAATGGCATTGAAGTCGATACTGGTGGGAAAAAAACACCCAAGAAATATCGCAAAGTGACGAAAATATGGAAAGCGTTCTCTTAGTCGAACGCCGATAATCTTAAATGGCCGCTAACACACTTCGTCTGAAGTCTTTGATGCGAACACAAAAAGAATGGactgaaacaaacaattaatcCTTCGTGCAGTTCGAGATATTTCGATTTCGCAACAACTTAACAACGAGAACGGTCTGATGAAAACTGCAAATCCAATTTCCATCTcgttttcagaaaaaaaaaacgccttTAGTCATTGTTTGTTCTCCTGGACTCGTTCTTTTGTCACGGTTACCCTTCCTCCGGTTCAttgccacttttttttttttcctgaaaaggATATTGTAATCGGGATTTGATTTGAAATGTAAAGACTTCTGCACGTACTTCTGACATACCAGAGATAATAGAGTCATCAAACTGCTTTTTCGTCATTACATCTTGTCTACGAATAGTGTCatggtttgttttctttttttcttgtaatacaaaagtgaaaaaagccAATATTTAACATgtccatttttcttgaaagcGCTTTTATGTATTCTGTGTACATTAGTGCTGGATGTAACGTGGTCAAAAGATAATTcttagaaaaggaaaaaaaactcctGGGAACATGATTAGAGCCAGTTAATTTCGAAAGATTTCCATTCGTGCACCAGGTAAGAAGGGTAACAGATGTTTCAATCGTTTCCATAGGAGCTTCAGTTTTAGGTGATTTCCAGGGATGCGTTCAAGTAATTGATGTATATTAACTGAAAGTTGTTCAGGAAAAACTTTCCTCacatttgaaatgcaaataGCTAATTAAATGGAAACGAACCAATTTGTCCGATAATCTAACTAGGTAGTTCTCGGAAATGTTTCCTGAAGGTTCGCATCATGAATACCGCGGTAATTTTTTCGAGTTCGCTTTGAACTAAAAATGTCGGACGAATTGAACAAGAGATTACGCCCAAAGCTGTGCGCTAGCCTCCTTTTTTGCCTTGCAGCACGATTTGAGTATTGTTAATGACATCCGGCGAATAAGCTACTGTGTGGATACTTATATTGGATTGCAATCTTGATTATTCATGAAACGTgcagttcaattttttgtcGGAAGCATTCTATCAtaagaaatcaatttttttttctgcttaaCACGTAGCAGACGCCAAAAGTACAAGAGGCATATTTTTGCCAACTGCGTAGTCAGTGGATTTGAAACAACATTCAATCATTAGAGAAGAGGAATTCTTGCGTGAGCGCGAAGTCAAAAGATGTTTGCGCAGGGAGGACTTCAAGACGAGTGCGTCGTTGCTAAAGCACCGACTTACCTCTCGCTCTTTACTGCCACATTGTCTGGACTCTTTTCGCTTGTTACTGTTCCTTGCAACGTCTTGGCATGTTTCACTATCATGAAAAGCTCATCGCGGTTTAAGAGTCTGCGCACGCCCTTTACACACTTCATTTTCAATCTTGCGATGACAGATTTGTTGGTTGGAGTGCTAACGGAGCCACTCTCGATTGCTTATCACATCATGGAAGTGCACTCCGTTTCGTCTTCACGTCTGGTCAAGACTTTGCACGCAATGTATTTTCTTCCCTGTACAGTTTCCGCTTTAAGCATGCTGGCGTTGACTCTGGAACGCTGTTATGCAATTTCTAAGCCGTTTCAATACAGGCGAACAGTAAAGGGCTCTAGGGTGTTATTGGCTGCGGGCATAATATGGCTTGTGTCGCCTGTGTTTGTAGTACCTTATTTTGCCATGGGGTACAGagcattttctttcctttttgcaaatgtaattattttactcACGTTCTGTATTGCGATTTACGCGTACTTAAGGATTATCAGAACCATTCAACAAGGAAAGAAGTTTCGAAAAGAAAGTCTTCAGAGTTTATGTACGACGAGGGATCAAAAAGTAACGCTCTTGCaagagaaacaaacaactACTTTTGTCCTGatattgattttgtttgcagtATGCTACGTGACACCCTGCCTGTTAATATACGTCATGTATTTATGCAGGTCGTGTTCTTGCCATATTATTCACTGGTTGAGGGACACGTCTTTTCTGGCAGTGACCTTAAATTCTGCGATAAACCCGTTGGTATATGCATGGCGTCTTCCCAACTTTCGCCGCTCTTTGTTTGCTCTCACGTTTGGTCAAAGTGACGTTAATGTCTATTTAAAGAGTATACGAGGAGGTGCCGCCTCGAGGGGGGCTCAATTAAATGGACAGAGGTAAACTGGAATTCTTGAGTAAAGATCGAATCGGTCACAACGTGCAAAATGAAGCAATTCTTTGTAAAGCCTCTGcatcaaggaaataaaaagTACAAGAACTACCGTACGACCTGTAGGTGAACGAATAAGTAGCCTGACAGAGGACTTACTCAAAACTAAGAAAAGAAGTTTGTTTGCCCAACGGCTGTCCGCgttcaatgttttttctttttcgattcAGATTTTCTTGTAATAGTCTAATTGGCTGCACGGCTTTTGTATATCAGCGACATATTCAGTGATTACGTTGAAGGTCTGCGGTTGTAAAAATCTCTCAGCACGTTTGAACCAATTAAAATAAGAGAGTAAGACTACTAGTTAACACAGTATttctaagaaaaaaagttgaaatggAGAGACCCCTCATTAAGTTAGTGAAGCTGAATATGATTGTTCATGATTCATCGAGATGGTATGTGTTCAATAAATATCCAACAGGAAAGAGCGCACTTTCTAGTATTCTTCCTCACGGCAGTTTTTCTGTTCGTTAACAGAAAAGATTGGTATCCCGgcaatttaaaagaataacTGCCAAGACGTTATGTTCTTTGCTTCTGAGTTCTACTTGGAAATAACGTTTTGATTAATACATAAATGAtattcgtttttcttttcaatacaGTATGCCAACGGCAAAAGAGGTGCAACCACACGGTTTGCTTGAAGTTCTTAACACAGGCAATTGGCGCCACACACGATATAACCGTCAGACATATTTCTTTATTGCATCAGAGGGGGGTAGAGAGAGATAGTGGCGcaagatttgtttgttttttttcggcCAATAGTCACACAGAGCAAGACAAAGACCATCTTGAACGTAATGAAAGTGTTCACCTGACATCGGTGAAATcagatattttgtttaaacTATATGCAAAGTTCTAATCTTATCTCATGTAAACGGAAACCGAACATGCTCTCCAGGAAGCAGAAAGCTTGTGATATTAATTTCAGCAAAGGAAGTAGTCGTATCTGTCTCGCGACGGGCTTTTACCGTGTTGGCGTTGATATAATAGTCCCGTCGCGAAACggaacactcgaaacgtcagttttgCAATCTTGTCACGgaggtaatttgacccttcagtgatcaactcgtttgatatcaaattcaGTGCGTGGTTGGGTTTGTATCGTatcagattaaaaaaatacatgcGTCCATTATTAAGAAGCGAATCGTAACCGAGGGTGGGAGATCCGTAAAGTGAACGTTCAGCGGTACCAGTCTTCTTGAAGGGTGCATCTCGAAAACCAGTGGACTCTGAATCAAATGCCTTACGTCGACCGTCAGAACTTCGCGCTTGATAACATTTCATTATGCTGTCTGGTAGAATTTTTTCGTGCATTGGTTGAAAGTCCGTTTCTCTTGCGcttttttctgaaaataaCGAAAAGTATGGCGAAAACGACGTGAAGGATTGGGTCAAGTGGAGTCTCAATCTACCTCGGTGAATTCTCGAATGTGAGTCGCAATAAACCAGAGTTAATAGAAGTTGATTTTGTCCCTTAACTTAATCTGACTAAACAGTCTAACAGAACTTGCCGCAGTTAAAAATAGGAAAGGGATTCTGCAAGCACAATAGTCGTTTGGTTGGCGAGAGGATCGAAAAGCGAAAAACGTATATCCCAGCTATAGCTACAGCTTGTGCCATCCACTTCAATTTTAAAAGCACAGGAAGTCAAAATAAAGTAGTCAATAAGCACAGTGTGTCGACCTTCATTTGCGAtctattaaaacaaagagaaagtcATTATAATCTCCGAGGAGACACAATTCTGGCTACATCTAGACGCCTAGAATTTGGTTATATGTTTTAGATCTACATTGATCTGTTTTAGATTTTAATAGTTCTTATGCATTTTAATATTATACATAGTAATTGATCTTATTTCTTACGTTTCTCATTTATGCTGTGACTAGACCTGCAAAGCAGCTTTTTATGCAGCTGAGTGACAGTCACTTCAAAACTTTTACTCTTACTTTATGCTCAGTTTCTTTTAGAGAATCGGTATTTGTGTTGACCCCACATAAAAAAACCGCCTTCCACTGTCCATTCCGTTAGTATTATAGTCTCAAGACTGCtacaaacattaaatttttggtGACGAACAAAGTTGCACAAATGGAAATAAGTCAGGAAAGCTTTCCATACTCcgtcaattttgttttgctaacTGTTCGAAATTAAAAGTGGCTGAcgaaatttcgagttttaCCAAGTAATCAGGGACAAGTCTTCAAAGGATAACACCCGGGGGATAACATAGATTTTTGACTGGAGTAATAATATGTAGATTTTGTAGAACTCCTCTCTAGCGCGAgctctttgttttcaaggtaaTCAGCAGTTGTTTTCCTAAAAAATATCGCGCACATTTACAAGGATACTGAAAGAGGGCTGAAGGAGACGGAAAGAATACAATGCAGTTTGGGTTTCTTCGGTTTTTAAGCTCTGATATGAATTTTTTAGGTCTACATTTGCAAAACAGAAAGTTCGATTATATTAGAATAAAATCTCAagaatgacttttttttttgttccaagGAATTCTTTTCATTGTTGGTCGATAGAAAAAACCGAATTATCTTATGCTACATTCCAGATAATTGTAC is a window from the Acropora palmata chromosome 1, jaAcrPala1.3, whole genome shotgun sequence genome containing:
- the LOC141886340 gene encoding adenosine receptor A3-like translates to MFAQGGLQDECVVAKAPTYLSLFTATLSGLFSLVTVPCNVLACFTIMKSSSRFKSLRTPFTHFIFNLAMTDLLVGVLTEPLSIAYHIMEVHSVSSSRLVKTLHAMYFLPCTVSALSMLALTLERCYAISKPFQYRRTVKGSRVLLAAGIIWLVSPVFVVPYFAMGYRAFSFLFANVIILLTFCIAIYAYLRIIRTIQQGKKFRKESLQSLCTTRDQKVTLLQEKQTTTFVLILILFAVCYVTPCLLIYVMYLCRSCSCHIIHWLRDTSFLAVTLNSAINPLVYAWRLPNFRRSLFALTFGQSDVNVYLKSIRGGAASRGAQLNGQR
- the LOC141893783 gene encoding uncharacterized protein LOC141893783, whose amino-acid sequence is MISRSITSILALAVLSFSSEAKSGEDAVQVVLDQGDAQAEALNVKEMLKNADLDSKGYSKEQTNAPSKDSFSYYKTVDCARTLDIQRELDNLLPGLFGEKETRRLYDQIQRKQLERKGQCKVEMVIANQVDQKDAVQTIFKVTVSGSQDRARRSASPFWRRRRRRRRRRRRRRRSGR